One genomic window of bacterium includes the following:
- a CDS encoding ABC transporter permease, with amino-acid sequence MASASEPVDATTAGSHPPRKLWRIAAQRLRRNPPALIAAGFLVLIHLGAVLGPSVLGRDPFLTDPLSTLHAISLRHPLGTDEVGRDVLARLMLGSRVSLTVGFVAMAISVSVGITVGALSGYFGRWPDVALMRFTDAMMALPTFFVILAALAVFGGGPVAATVVIGLTAWMPVARIVRSEYLRWRVTEFVEAARAIGAGDGRIMVRHILPQVTPSIIVAATLNVAFAILTESAISYLGLGIRPPLPSWGNMLQNAQIYLWSAPNLAMYPGMLILATVLAYNFLGDGLRDALDPRLKL; translated from the coding sequence ATGGCTAGTGCGTCCGAGCCCGTAGACGCGACGACGGCCGGTTCGCACCCGCCACGTAAGCTCTGGCGGATCGCCGCCCAGCGGCTACGCCGGAACCCGCCGGCCCTTATCGCGGCGGGATTCCTGGTCCTGATTCACCTGGGTGCGGTCCTTGGCCCGTCGGTGTTGGGCCGCGACCCGTTTCTCACCGATCCGCTCTCCACGCTGCACGCCATCAGCCTCCGGCACCCTCTGGGCACCGATGAGGTGGGCCGCGACGTGCTGGCCCGCCTGATGTTGGGCTCGCGCGTCTCGCTGACGGTCGGGTTCGTGGCGATGGCCATTTCGGTCTCGGTGGGCATCACGGTGGGAGCGCTGTCGGGCTACTTCGGACGGTGGCCGGACGTCGCGCTGATGCGGTTCACCGACGCGATGATGGCGCTGCCCACGTTCTTCGTGATCCTGGCCGCGCTGGCGGTCTTCGGCGGAGGGCCGGTGGCCGCCACGGTGGTCATCGGGTTGACCGCGTGGATGCCGGTGGCGCGCATCGTGCGCAGCGAGTACCTTCGCTGGCGCGTCACGGAGTTCGTCGAGGCCGCGCGGGCCATCGGCGCGGGCGACGGTCGGATCATGGTTCGGCACATCCTGCCACAGGTTACCCCCTCGATCATTGTGGCCGCCACGCTCAACGTCGCCTTTGCGATCCTGACCGAGTCGGCGATCTCGTACCTGGGGCTCGGAATCAGGCCGCCGCTGCCCTCTTGGGGGAACATGCTGCAGAACGCGCAGATCTACCTTTGGTCGGCGCCGAACCTGGCGATGTACCCCGGCATGCTGATCCTGGCCACGGTGCTGGCTTACAACTTCCTGGGCGACGGCCTGCGCGACGCCCTTGATCCGAGGCTGAAGCTATGA
- a CDS encoding CapA family protein: MKGTHASRAWTLAAAGDIMLEHLPAANPLHDLLRRADFAFANVEAPLSDRGHPADKLIVLRSAPSLASVLPNLGLSVVSFAHNHALDFGIPALEQTLEVVRAAGVRVVGAGATLDEALRPAFTECPSVEPSSIRRAPSGHPPVRVAWLGFASTLPTGSAAAPGRPGVAPLRVRVRIEADASVAEEQPGTSPYVSTEVVAEDLDRAAAAVRAATRESDAVIVSVHWGVPPGWAAPFQGILADYQQPAAHALIEAGAAAILGHHPHCLHGVEVYRGRPILYSMGNFLFHAMGEGRRFELGRPAPPYRMEAVSTPELAESAVFVLEFDGASCRRLVVHPTASDPAGEQCAAAPEQVFRILARMRAMSAALGTELRTAGETGYIDLT, encoded by the coding sequence ATGAAGGGAACCCACGCCTCCCGCGCCTGGACCCTGGCCGCGGCGGGCGACATCATGCTGGAACACCTGCCCGCCGCGAACCCCCTCCACGACCTGCTCCGGCGCGCGGACTTTGCGTTCGCGAACGTGGAGGCGCCGCTCTCCGACCGCGGCCACCCTGCGGACAAGCTCATCGTGCTGCGGTCAGCGCCCTCTCTCGCGTCCGTCCTGCCGAATCTAGGGCTCTCCGTAGTGTCATTTGCCCACAACCACGCCCTCGACTTCGGGATCCCGGCCCTGGAGCAGACGCTCGAGGTGGTGCGGGCCGCGGGCGTCCGGGTCGTAGGCGCCGGGGCCACCCTGGACGAGGCGCTACGGCCGGCGTTCACGGAGTGTCCGTCCGTCGAGCCCTCTTCCATTCGGCGCGCACCCTCCGGGCACCCGCCGGTGCGCGTCGCGTGGCTCGGGTTTGCCTCGACGCTGCCGACCGGATCCGCCGCTGCGCCCGGGCGGCCGGGCGTTGCGCCCCTGCGCGTGCGCGTGCGGATCGAGGCCGACGCTTCGGTCGCCGAGGAGCAGCCCGGTACCTCGCCGTACGTCTCCACGGAGGTAGTCGCGGAGGATCTCGACCGCGCCGCCGCGGCGGTGCGCGCGGCAACCCGAGAGTCGGACGCCGTAATCGTGAGCGTCCATTGGGGCGTGCCGCCTGGGTGGGCGGCGCCGTTCCAGGGCATCCTGGCGGACTACCAGCAGCCGGCGGCGCACGCGCTCATCGAGGCCGGAGCTGCCGCCATACTGGGTCACCACCCGCACTGCCTGCACGGCGTTGAGGTCTACCGCGGCAGGCCTATCCTCTACAGCATGGGGAACTTCTTGTTCCACGCCATGGGCGAGGGGAGGCGCTTCGAGCTGGGTAGGCCGGCGCCGCCCTACCGCATGGAGGCAGTCAGCACCCCCGAGCTGGCGGAGTCGGCGGTCTTCGTGCTTGAGTTCGACGGCGCAAGCTGCAGGCGTCTCGTGGTACACCCCACCGCCAGCGACCCGGCAGGCGAGCAGTGCGCGGCGGCCCCGGAGCAGGTCTTTCGGATACTGGCGCGGATGCGGGCGATGAGCGCTGCGCTCGGGACGGAACTGAGGACGGCCGGAGAGACAGGGTATATCGATCTCACTTGA